One window of Chloroflexus aggregans DSM 9485 genomic DNA carries:
- the rfbF gene encoding glucose-1-phosphate cytidylyltransferase, with protein sequence MKAVILAGGYGTRISEESAIRPKPMVEIGGKPILWHIMKIYSAHNINEFIICCGYKGHMIKEYFANYYLHHADVTFDMRSNRMTVHHTQIEPWQVTLVDTGEQTMTGGRIKRIRPYVGDETFCLTYGDGVSDVDIRALIAYHREQGATVTLTAVQPPGRFGAFTLTEDQTRIESFKEKPGGDGAYINGGFFVVEPAAFDLIAGDDTVWEREPLEQLAQRGELAAYRHHGFWHPMDTLRDKNYLEGLWQSGHAPWKIW encoded by the coding sequence ATGAAAGCGGTCATTCTAGCCGGCGGTTACGGTACCCGCATCAGCGAAGAGAGCGCCATTCGACCTAAACCGATGGTCGAGATCGGTGGAAAGCCAATACTGTGGCACATTATGAAGATCTATTCGGCGCACAACATTAACGAATTTATTATCTGCTGTGGTTACAAAGGGCATATGATCAAGGAGTATTTCGCCAACTACTACTTGCATCATGCCGATGTAACCTTCGATATGCGGTCCAATCGGATGACCGTTCATCACACTCAGATCGAACCGTGGCAGGTGACCCTGGTTGATACAGGTGAACAGACTATGACCGGTGGGCGGATCAAACGGATCCGCCCCTACGTTGGTGACGAAACCTTCTGCCTCACCTACGGTGACGGCGTGAGCGATGTTGATATTCGGGCCTTGATCGCCTATCACCGCGAGCAGGGCGCGACGGTAACCCTCACGGCGGTACAGCCACCGGGCCGGTTTGGGGCCTTCACCCTGACCGAAGACCAAACCCGCATCGAGAGCTTCAAAGAGAAGCCTGGTGGTGATGGTGCCTATATTAACGGTGGGTTCTTTGTGGTCGAGCCGGCTGCCTTTGATCTGATCGCCGGCGACGACACGGTCTGGGAGCGTGAGCCACTCGAGCAGTTGGCTCAGCGCGGCGAGTTGGCAGCCTACCGTCACCACGGCTTTTGGCACCCAATGGATACGTTGCGTGACAAGAATTATCTCGAAGGTCTGTGGCAAAGCGGTCATGCACCGTGGAAGATCTGGTAA
- a CDS encoding NAD-dependent epimerase/dehydratase family protein, which produces MRILLTGSGGYIGIVTAPYLMERGHEVVGVDTGYYESGWLYHSGLPQPQLIVKDIRRLTTADLVGFDAVVHMAELSNDPLGQLNRELTFQINHQGSVNLAKAAKAAGVTRFVYMSSCSVYGIGEEGEIKTEESPVNPQTAYAECKVLVEHDLAQMADDDFSPVFLRNATAFGPSPRQRFDVVLNNLSGLAWTTGKIAMTSDGTPWRPLVHILDIAQAVACALEAPRDVIHNQIFNVGDSRYNYRVREIAEIVAEVFPGCELTFGRNDADNRSYRVDFTKIATRLPGFACRYDAIAGARQLRAVFERIGMTREIFEAPPYTRLKMLRHLIATNQLDAELFWRS; this is translated from the coding sequence ATGAGAATCCTGCTCACCGGCAGCGGCGGCTATATCGGCATTGTCACCGCTCCGTATCTGATGGAACGTGGTCACGAGGTGGTTGGTGTAGATACTGGCTACTACGAGAGTGGGTGGCTCTATCACAGTGGTCTGCCTCAACCACAATTGATCGTCAAAGACATCCGTCGGCTGACTACAGCCGACCTCGTTGGGTTTGATGCCGTTGTGCATATGGCCGAACTCTCGAACGATCCACTCGGTCAACTTAATCGGGAACTGACCTTTCAGATCAACCATCAGGGTAGCGTCAATTTGGCGAAGGCTGCCAAAGCTGCCGGTGTCACCCGCTTCGTCTATATGTCATCGTGCTCGGTCTACGGCATTGGCGAAGAGGGTGAGATCAAGACCGAAGAATCGCCGGTCAATCCGCAGACCGCCTACGCCGAGTGTAAAGTGTTGGTCGAGCACGATCTGGCGCAGATGGCCGACGATGACTTTTCACCGGTCTTCTTGCGTAATGCTACCGCATTTGGTCCTTCACCACGACAACGGTTCGATGTTGTGCTCAACAACCTGTCGGGCCTTGCGTGGACGACCGGCAAGATTGCCATGACCAGCGATGGAACACCGTGGCGACCGTTAGTCCATATTCTCGATATTGCCCAAGCAGTGGCTTGTGCGTTGGAAGCACCTCGCGACGTGATCCACAACCAGATTTTCAATGTTGGCGATAGCCGGTACAATTATCGAGTGCGCGAAATTGCCGAGATCGTTGCCGAGGTGTTTCCCGGCTGCGAACTTACGTTTGGGCGTAACGATGCAGATAACCGGAGCTACCGAGTGGATTTCACCAAGATTGCAACCCGCCTGCCCGGATTCGCCTGTCGGTACGATGCCATCGCCGGCGCTCGGCAATTACGCGCGGTGTTTGAGCGGATCGGTATGACGCGCGAGATCTTCGAGGCGCCACCATACACGCGGCTGAAGATGTTGCGTCATCTGATCGCGACCAACCAGCTTGATGCCGAACTATTTTGGAGGAGCTAG
- the rfbC gene encoding dTDP-4-dehydrorhamnose 3,5-epimerase → MRFIPTELKDAHIIELEPREDNRGFFARVWAKDEFAEHGLVDRVVQMNLSYNRLAGTLRGMHFQHAPYAETKLVRCIRGAIYDVIIDLRPDSPTYKRWIGVTLTAANRLALYVPEGFAHGFQTLEDDTEVFYQVSQYYTPSAEGGVRYDDPAFGIEWPLPVTEMSEKDKRWPLFNG, encoded by the coding sequence ATGCGCTTCATTCCAACCGAGCTAAAAGACGCACACATTATTGAGCTTGAGCCGCGGGAAGACAATCGTGGGTTCTTCGCACGGGTGTGGGCGAAGGACGAGTTTGCCGAACACGGATTGGTGGATCGGGTCGTGCAGATGAATCTCTCGTACAACCGGCTCGCCGGGACACTGCGGGGTATGCACTTTCAGCACGCACCGTATGCCGAAACCAAGTTGGTACGCTGTATCCGGGGTGCGATCTACGATGTGATTATCGACTTGCGCCCCGATTCTCCCACCTACAAGCGCTGGATCGGCGTGACCCTCACGGCGGCCAACCGGCTGGCACTCTATGTGCCGGAAGGCTTCGCCCACGGCTTCCAGACGCTCGAAGACGATACTGAGGTTTTCTATCAGGTCTCGCAGTACTACACGCCGAGCGCCGAAGGCGGTGTTCGTTATGACGATCCGGCATTTGGCATTGAATGGCCGTTGCCGGTCACGGAAATGAGTGAGAAGGACAAGCGCTGGCCGTTGTTTAACGGATAG
- a CDS encoding UDP-glucuronic acid decarboxylase family protein, whose translation MRILITGGAGFLGSHLCDRFLAEGHTVIAMDNLITGSTDNIAHLAGHPRFLFIHHDVTNYIYIEGPIDAVLHFASPASPIDYLELPIQTLKVGALGTHKALGLARAKGARFLLASTSEVYGDPQVHPQPESYYGHVNPVGPRGVYDEAKRFAEAMTMAYHTYHGVETRIVRIFNTYGPRMRLRDGRVVPNFISQALRGEPLTIYGDGSQTRSFQYVSDLVEGVYRLLFSDEVEPVNIGNPGEFTIAEFAQIVNEITGNKAGVIYRDLRTKDDPQVRQPDISKARRILQWEPKVSLREGLELTIPWFRQELQRRGEL comes from the coding sequence ATGCGCATACTCATCACCGGGGGAGCAGGTTTTCTCGGTTCACACTTGTGTGACCGCTTTCTGGCAGAAGGGCATACAGTGATTGCGATGGACAATCTCATTACCGGTAGCACCGACAATATTGCCCATCTGGCCGGACACCCCCGCTTTCTCTTTATCCACCACGATGTGACCAACTATATCTATATTGAAGGTCCCATCGATGCAGTACTCCACTTTGCCTCACCGGCGTCACCGATTGATTATCTCGAACTGCCGATCCAAACCCTTAAAGTCGGTGCGCTCGGCACGCACAAGGCGCTCGGCTTAGCCCGGGCTAAAGGAGCACGTTTCCTCCTTGCTTCCACGTCAGAGGTCTACGGTGATCCGCAAGTCCACCCCCAACCGGAAAGCTACTACGGACATGTCAACCCGGTTGGACCTCGCGGGGTCTACGATGAAGCAAAGCGATTCGCCGAGGCGATGACGATGGCCTACCATACCTATCACGGGGTCGAAACGCGAATTGTTCGCATCTTCAACACCTATGGCCCACGTATGCGTCTCCGCGATGGTCGCGTCGTTCCCAACTTTATCTCACAGGCACTGCGCGGTGAGCCGTTGACTATCTATGGTGATGGTAGTCAGACCCGTTCGTTCCAATATGTGTCAGATTTGGTTGAAGGTGTCTATCGGCTACTATTCAGCGATGAAGTCGAACCGGTCAACATTGGTAATCCGGGCGAATTTACTATTGCCGAATTTGCCCAGATCGTCAACGAAATTACCGGCAATAAAGCCGGGGTGATCTACCGCGATCTGCGCACCAAAGACGATCCACAGGTGCGCCAACCTGACATCAGCAAGGCGCGCCGGATTTTGCAATGGGAACCGAAGGTATCGCTGCGCGAAGGTCTCGAACTGACGATCCCGTGGTTCCGCCAAGAGTTGCAGCGACGCGGCGAATTGTAA
- a CDS encoding NAD-dependent epimerase/dehydratase family protein, protein MIDLQTLSGARVLITGGLGFIGSNLAHRLVELGAQVTLVDSLIPEYGGNLYNIAGIEDRVRVNIADVRDEYSMNYLVQGHDILFNLAGQTSHLDSMRNPYTDLDINCRAQLSILEACRKHNPRITVVYASTRQIYGKPDYLPVDERHLLHPVDVNGINKMAGEWYHILYNNVYGIRACALRLTNTYGPRMRVKDARQTFLGVWIRNVIEGKPIQVWGDGKQLRDFTYIDDCVDALLLAALHPAATGQIFNLGGLEVINLRDLAALTVEVAGGGSFEIIPYPPDRKPIDIGDYYADDRRIRQMLGWQPRIDLRTGLARTIAFYREHHQHYWDSVVEGV, encoded by the coding sequence ATGATCGATCTGCAAACCCTATCCGGCGCACGAGTCTTGATTACCGGTGGGCTTGGCTTTATTGGCTCCAATCTGGCGCACAGGCTGGTTGAACTTGGTGCACAGGTCACTCTCGTCGACTCGTTGATCCCTGAATACGGTGGTAATCTCTACAACATTGCCGGTATCGAAGATCGAGTGCGCGTCAATATTGCCGACGTGCGCGATGAGTATTCCATGAACTATCTGGTACAAGGGCACGATATCCTGTTTAACCTCGCCGGACAGACCAGCCATCTCGACTCGATGCGTAACCCCTACACCGACCTCGATATTAACTGTCGTGCCCAATTATCAATCCTCGAAGCCTGTCGTAAGCACAATCCGCGAATCACGGTAGTCTACGCTTCAACCCGCCAAATTTATGGCAAGCCCGATTATCTGCCGGTCGATGAACGCCATCTGTTGCATCCGGTTGATGTCAACGGTATCAACAAAATGGCCGGTGAATGGTACCACATTCTCTACAACAATGTGTACGGCATTCGGGCATGTGCTTTACGCCTAACGAACACCTACGGCCCACGCATGCGGGTGAAGGACGCGCGCCAAACCTTTCTCGGCGTCTGGATCAGAAATGTGATCGAGGGCAAACCGATCCAAGTGTGGGGTGACGGCAAACAACTGCGTGACTTCACCTATATCGACGATTGTGTGGATGCACTGTTGTTAGCAGCTCTGCATCCGGCTGCAACCGGACAAATTTTTAATCTGGGCGGTTTAGAGGTGATTAATCTGCGTGATCTGGCAGCCTTAACGGTAGAAGTGGCCGGTGGCGGCAGTTTCGAGATTATTCCCTACCCACCCGACCGTAAGCCGATCGACATTGGTGATTACTACGCCGATGATCGTCGTATTCGGCAGATGTTGGGCTGGCAACCACGTATCGATCTCCGTACCGGCTTAGCCCGCACGATTGCCTTCTACCGCGAACATCACCAACACTATTGGGATTCGGTCGTGGAAGGAGTTTAA
- a CDS encoding DegT/DnrJ/EryC1/StrS family aminotransferase has translation MSTLWRVPFGDLQRSHQALQADLIAAAKRVIESGWYILGTEVTAFEQEFAATCGVAYCIGVASGADALYLALVAAGIGSGDEVITVANACMYDVAAIVQAGAQPVLVDVDPTTQNMDPTALAAAITPRTKAVIPVHLFGRLADMPAIMEIAERHGLIVIEDAAQAHGAWRLDDTGRLRQAGQWGHLAAFSFYPSKNLGALGDGGAVTTNHHEWADRLRRLRMYGWERKYYTTEPGGRNSRLDELQAALLRVKLPHLAAANAARRERAGWYTTALADLPIEVPSDEPGHVYHLFVITLPDHTTRDRLRNHLLAHGIGCDIHYPVPTHLQPAYADLGYRPGSLPITEDLAGRILSLPMYPELSYDEVMLVAETIRAGII, from the coding sequence ATGAGTACATTGTGGCGCGTTCCGTTTGGTGATCTGCAACGCAGTCATCAGGCGTTGCAGGCAGACCTCATCGCTGCCGCCAAACGTGTGATTGAAAGTGGATGGTACATTTTAGGGACTGAAGTGACCGCATTTGAGCAAGAGTTTGCTGCGACTTGTGGTGTAGCATACTGTATCGGTGTTGCCAGTGGAGCCGATGCACTCTATTTGGCACTGGTTGCAGCCGGCATCGGGTCGGGTGATGAGGTCATTACCGTCGCTAATGCTTGTATGTACGATGTTGCCGCTATCGTGCAGGCCGGCGCGCAACCGGTATTGGTCGATGTTGATCCAACTACGCAGAACATGGATCCGACAGCATTGGCTGCCGCTATCACACCACGCACTAAAGCTGTGATCCCGGTACATTTGTTTGGTCGTTTGGCCGATATGCCGGCAATTATGGAGATTGCCGAGCGGCACGGCCTGATCGTGATCGAAGATGCGGCACAAGCCCACGGCGCGTGGCGACTTGACGACACCGGTCGGCTACGACAGGCCGGGCAGTGGGGACATCTGGCCGCGTTTAGCTTCTACCCGAGTAAGAATCTAGGCGCTTTAGGTGATGGTGGTGCAGTAACAACTAATCATCACGAGTGGGCCGACCGATTGCGCCGGTTACGAATGTATGGTTGGGAGCGCAAGTACTATACTACTGAACCGGGTGGACGCAACTCACGCCTCGATGAGTTGCAAGCGGCGCTGCTGCGGGTAAAGCTACCCCATCTCGCTGCGGCAAACGCTGCCCGGCGAGAACGGGCCGGCTGGTATACGACAGCACTGGCCGACCTGCCGATTGAAGTGCCCAGCGATGAACCAGGCCATGTGTACCACTTGTTTGTGATAACCCTACCCGACCATACAACCCGCGACCGGTTGCGCAACCATCTGTTGGCTCATGGTATTGGCTGTGATATTCACTATCCGGTTCCGACCCACCTGCAACCGGCTTATGCCGATTTGGGCTATCGTCCGGGTAGCCTGCCGATAACGGAAGATTTAGCCGGACGCATCCTTTCACTGCCGATGTACCCGGAATTGAGCTACGATGAAGTGATGTTAGTTGCTGAAACTATCAGAGCGGGTATCATATGA
- a CDS encoding Flp family type IVb pilin has product MSLHHFSVIVLAIGRQRERGQGMAEYGLIITLIALVCVLAMISIGGSLSDMYNTVAAIFQ; this is encoded by the coding sequence ATGAGTCTCCATCATTTCTCGGTGATAGTGCTCGCCATCGGACGACAACGTGAACGTGGACAGGGGATGGCCGAATACGGTTTGATCATTACATTAATTGCACTAGTTTGTGTATTGGCTATGATCTCGATTGGTGGTTCACTGTCCGATATGTATAACACTGTCGCCGCAATTTTCCAGTAA
- a CDS encoding Crp/Fnr family transcriptional regulator, which translates to MTIEDLRSIPLFSSLDEATLADTARRAQICYYRPGQHIIHEDQPAHAIFFVLRGRVRLSRTAPDGREQVLAMVGPGAYFNAVPIFDRGPSPATARAMSQVTCVLLSRDDLLALIRKHPDLALAALADLAGQLRELVTLVEDLAFRSVRARLARLLLAEASSGTAEVTQQELAERTGTVREIAGRALRRMAEERLVKLERGRVIVLDRVRLAQVAEE; encoded by the coding sequence ATGACAATTGAGGACCTTCGCTCGATTCCATTATTTTCTAGCCTCGATGAAGCAACTCTGGCCGACACCGCACGGCGAGCCCAGATTTGCTACTATCGCCCCGGTCAGCATATCATACACGAAGATCAGCCAGCTCATGCCATTTTCTTTGTACTGCGTGGTCGGGTACGGCTATCGCGCACGGCACCTGACGGTCGCGAACAGGTATTGGCGATGGTTGGGCCGGGCGCATACTTTAACGCTGTACCGATCTTCGACAGAGGGCCTAGTCCGGCGACAGCACGGGCAATGAGTCAGGTGACCTGTGTGCTTCTTTCCCGTGATGATCTGTTAGCCCTCATCCGCAAGCATCCCGACCTGGCGCTGGCAGCCCTCGCCGATCTTGCCGGTCAATTGCGTGAGTTAGTGACGTTAGTCGAAGATCTCGCCTTTCGTTCAGTACGCGCACGCTTAGCCCGTCTCTTACTCGCTGAAGCGTCAAGTGGTACTGCTGAGGTGACCCAACAGGAATTGGCCGAACGCACCGGTACGGTTCGCGAAATTGCCGGTCGTGCGTTACGCCGGATGGCCGAAGAACGCCTCGTGAAACTCGAGCGGGGCCGGGTGATCGTGCTAGACCGAGTACGCCTGGCTCAGGTCGCCGAGGAGTAG